Proteins from a genomic interval of Phormidium ambiguum IAM M-71:
- a CDS encoding response regulator: MSISTSATILIVDDTPANLNVLFDFLKDAGFKVLVAQGGKSAIQKVDYAAPDLILLDILMPDIDGFATCQALKTNPTTKDIPIIFMSALSETVDKVKGLQLGAVDYITKPFQHEEVLARIQLHLNLRNLNRQIQQQNIELEKQIQERIQVEAELRKQEAKLRLITDSLPVLIAYIDCNYYYRFVNRGYEEWFNLPKEKIENRSIQELLSNTRYQELIPKLKQAFSGQVVKFENNLIREGNLHNLEITYVPDKTGDEVIGTYVLIQDVTERKQLERQLLRSQRMESLGTLASGIAHDLNNVLTPILISVQLLAMKHQDKQSQQWLELLENNTKRGADLIRQVMLFVRGMEGNHTLIQPEYLLRQIKQMLKETFPKSITISTEISPELWAVSGDETQLHQVLVNLCVNARDAMPNGGFLKLSVQNLVVDATYTQTHIDARVGSYVLLTVSDTGIGIPPEIIDRIFEPFFTTKEFGQGTGLGLSTAIGIIKSHGGFITVSSLPHQGTTFKVFLPAFISSVTKTQKELDLPMGNGETILIVDDEVAIREITQKSLEAYGYQSLTATNGMEAVSIYLQYSEEIDLVIIDMMMPTMDGSMAIRTLKAINPHLKIVAVSGLISGDKLTELTGVDVQAFLTKPFTAKELLVTINQVI; the protein is encoded by the coding sequence ATGAGTATTTCCACTTCAGCTACTATTTTAATTGTTGACGATACCCCAGCCAACTTAAATGTTTTGTTTGATTTCTTGAAAGACGCAGGGTTTAAAGTATTAGTGGCTCAAGGAGGAAAAAGCGCCATTCAAAAAGTAGATTATGCTGCTCCTGACTTAATTTTACTAGATATTTTAATGCCAGATATTGATGGTTTTGCTACTTGTCAAGCCTTAAAAACTAACCCAACTACTAAAGATATTCCGATTATTTTCATGAGTGCGCTTTCAGAAACAGTTGATAAAGTTAAAGGCTTACAATTAGGGGCAGTTGACTATATTACTAAACCTTTTCAACATGAAGAAGTCTTAGCCAGAATTCAATTACACCTTAATTTACGCAATCTAAATCGTCAAATTCAACAACAAAATATTGAGTTAGAGAAGCAAATTCAAGAACGCATTCAAGTAGAAGCGGAACTACGGAAACAAGAAGCGAAACTACGTTTAATTACAGATTCTTTACCCGTACTTATTGCTTATATTGATTGTAATTATTACTATCGATTTGTTAATCGTGGTTATGAAGAATGGTTCAACTTGCCTAAAGAAAAAATAGAAAATCGATCGATCCAAGAACTGCTCAGCAATACTAGGTATCAAGAGCTTATACCTAAGTTGAAACAAGCTTTTTCTGGTCAAGTAGTTAAATTTGAAAATAATCTGATTCGGGAAGGCAATTTGCACAATCTTGAAATTACTTATGTACCAGATAAAACTGGTGATGAAGTCATTGGAACTTATGTTTTAATTCAAGATGTAACTGAACGCAAACAGTTAGAAAGACAGCTTTTGCGATCGCAACGCATGGAAAGTTTAGGAACTTTAGCTAGTGGTATTGCTCATGATTTAAATAATGTACTGACTCCTATTCTCATTTCAGTACAATTATTAGCTATGAAACACCAGGATAAACAAAGTCAACAGTGGTTAGAATTGTTAGAAAATAATACTAAAAGAGGAGCCGATCTAATTCGACAAGTTATGTTATTTGTTCGGGGAATGGAGGGAAATCATACCTTAATTCAACCTGAATATTTACTTCGCCAAATCAAACAAATGTTAAAGGAAACGTTTCCTAAATCAATCACAATTTCTACAGAAATTAGTCCCGAATTATGGGCTGTTTCTGGTGATGAAACTCAACTACATCAGGTACTAGTTAATCTTTGCGTTAACGCTCGTGATGCCATGCCAAATGGAGGATTCCTAAAACTTTCAGTCCAAAATTTAGTTGTAGATGCTACTTATACTCAAACACATATTGATGCTAGAGTTGGATCTTATGTTTTACTGACAGTTTCTGATACAGGAATAGGAATTCCACCCGAAATTATCGATCGCATTTTTGAACCTTTCTTTACTACTAAAGAGTTTGGTCAAGGCACTGGCTTAGGTTTATCTACTGCAATTGGAATTATTAAAAGTCACGGTGGCTTTATTACAGTTTCTAGTCTTCCTCATCAAGGAACAACATTTAAAGTATTTTTGCCTGCATTTATCTCTTCAGTCACAAAAACTCAAAAAGAGCTAGACCTTCCGATGGGAAATGGGGAAACAATTTTAATTGTCGATGATGAAGTAGCAATCCGGGAAATCACCCAAAAATCATTAGAAGCTTATGGTTATCAAAGTTTAACTGCAACTAATGGAATGGAAGCTGTTTCTATTTATTTGCAGTATTCTGAAGAGATTGATTTAGTAATAATAGATATGATGATGCCAACAATGGATGGTTCAATGGCTATTCGTACCCTTAAAGCAATAAATCCTCATTTAAAAATTGTTGCAGTTAGTGGATTAATTAGTGGTGATAAATTGACAGAATTAACCGGAGTAGATGTTCAGGCTTTTTTGACAAAACCTTTTACAGCTAAAGAATTATTAGTTACTATAAATCAGGTGATTTAA
- a CDS encoding CPBP family intramembrane glutamic endopeptidase gives MNLKTKGILAYLAIAFIPAWLYWTMVWLTGISGTDPIFQAAVLPGAFAPALACYIVRKWVTKEGFADAGLQLKLKKNWSYYLFAWLLPLAVTAIIIILASVFNLGQPDFTLQNFFSSLNLTDGKPETSENILFFLLPTLLIQAIVLATPIVWGEEFGWRSYLQIRLLADRPLLAAIATGIIWGIWHYPLIFMGYERYDNQILGLLIFTIFTILLSIIFGWLRLKTGSVWAASVGHGATNAIGGSLTLMLFSGSKNWMWVGYNGILAWIPLGIVCAWLIFTGKLQKNQSNQLSSN, from the coding sequence ATGAATTTAAAAACAAAAGGGATACTGGCTTATTTGGCGATCGCATTTATCCCCGCTTGGCTATACTGGACTATGGTTTGGTTAACCGGAATTTCTGGTACTGACCCAATTTTTCAAGCAGCAGTTTTACCGGGCGCATTCGCCCCAGCATTAGCTTGTTATATAGTTCGTAAATGGGTGACTAAAGAAGGCTTTGCCGATGCCGGGTTACAACTCAAATTAAAAAAGAATTGGAGTTATTATTTATTTGCTTGGTTATTACCATTAGCAGTAACCGCAATAATTATCATTTTAGCCAGTGTGTTCAACTTAGGTCAACCAGATTTTACATTACAAAACTTTTTTAGCAGTCTAAATTTAACAGATGGCAAACCAGAAACTTCTGAGAATATCCTCTTTTTTCTGTTACCTACTCTCTTGATTCAAGCAATTGTACTTGCTACACCCATTGTTTGGGGAGAAGAATTTGGCTGGCGTAGCTATTTACAAATTCGCTTACTAGCAGACCGTCCATTATTAGCAGCAATTGCTACAGGCATAATTTGGGGAATATGGCATTACCCATTAATTTTTATGGGCTACGAACGATATGATAATCAAATTTTGGGACTACTAATTTTTACAATTTTCACAATTTTATTATCGATTATTTTCGGTTGGTTAAGGTTAAAAACCGGAAGTGTTTGGGCTGCTAGTGTGGGGCATGGAGCCACAAATGCGATCGGTGGTTCATTAACTTTAATGCTATTTTCCGGGAGTAAGAATTGGATGTGGGTTGGTTATAATGGTATCCTGGCTTGGATTCCTTTGGGAATAGTTTGTGCGTGGCTTATTTTCACAGGAAAACTGCAAAAAAATCAGTCTAATCAACTATCATCAAATTAA
- the tnpA gene encoding IS200/IS605 family transposase, with protein sequence MPNQFKSNNNILYACQYHIVWCPKYRRKVLVNGVDTRLKEIIQQVAQEKKCEIIELEIMPDHVHLLISIDPQFGVQQVIKIMKGRSSRYLRQEFPWLKSRLPTLWTNSYFVATVGGAPLDVVKKYIENQKWKPGT encoded by the coding sequence ATGCCAAACCAGTTTAAATCAAATAACAATATTTTATATGCTTGTCAATATCACATTGTTTGGTGTCCCAAGTATCGGCGCAAAGTACTAGTCAATGGTGTTGATACTAGACTTAAAGAAATCATTCAACAAGTAGCTCAAGAGAAGAAATGCGAAATCATTGAACTTGAGATTATGCCAGATCATGTTCATTTATTGATTAGTATTGACCCGCAATTTGGTGTTCAACAAGTTATTAAAATCATGAAAGGTAGGTCATCTCGCTATTTGAGACAAGAGTTTCCCTGGCTCAAAAGTAGATTACCTACCTTGTGGACTAATTCTTATTTTGTGGCTACCGTTGGCGGTGCGCCATTGGATGTGGTCAAGAAATACATTGAGAATCAAAAATGGAAGCCAGGGACTTGA
- a CDS encoding GNAT family N-acetyltransferase: MNKALEKISSVTLRAGKSEDALPCGTILYEGFRAITEKHGFGLDFPSAEFAAEMLAEILANPEVYSVIAEAEDGRIIGSNFLWEGDTIAGIGPTTVDPAAQNRSVGRRLMENVLQRAQEKKYIGVRLVQATYNNCSLSLYTKLGFDVRELLANLQGKPLSLKIPDRTVRPLKPPQV; encoded by the coding sequence ATGAACAAAGCATTGGAAAAAATATCTTCGGTGACACTGCGTGCGGGAAAATCAGAAGATGCGCTTCCCTGTGGCACTATTTTGTATGAAGGATTTCGTGCCATTACGGAAAAGCACGGCTTTGGACTCGACTTTCCTTCTGCGGAGTTTGCAGCAGAGATGTTGGCCGAAATTTTAGCAAATCCAGAGGTTTATTCAGTGATAGCTGAGGCTGAGGATGGGCGCATCATCGGGAGCAACTTTTTATGGGAAGGCGACACTATTGCTGGGATCGGTCCCACTACAGTAGATCCAGCCGCGCAAAATCGATCGGTTGGTCGCCGCCTGATGGAAAATGTTTTACAACGGGCACAAGAGAAAAAGTACATCGGTGTGCGACTAGTTCAAGCCACATATAACAATTGCTCGCTTTCTCTGTATACAAAACTCGGCTTTGATGTGCGCGAACTACTAGCGAACCTACAAGGAAAACCACTTAGTTTGAAGATACCCGATCGCACCGTTCGTCCTCTGAAGCCACCCCAGGTCTAA
- a CDS encoding non-ribosomal peptide synthetase produces the protein MVFNKVGRGEVEEDVFIFPASFAQQRLWFIEQLLPGNSVYIIPFVFRLTGLLERTQLHRSIEAIVQRHEILRTTFDVIDGQLVQAIAPQLSIPFKFTDLRILPSTIREETALAQIWQEIEQPFDLNKGSLFRVQLWQLEETEHLLLIALHHIIFDEWSSGVLIRELGEFYRSFVENKSPNLPELPIQYADFAHWQREWLQGEVLNAQLRYWKQQLKDVPVLDLPGAASCSLMPSHRGASQLLELPQHLLDSLEELSQKAGATLFMTMLAAFQTLLHRYTGQTDIAIGSPIANRHRSELEGLIGFLVNSLVLRTNLAGDPTFYELLERVRDVTLAAYTHQDLPFEKLVEELQPVRSLGQNPLFQVVFALQNTPMEQLVLPGLVLSPVDLETKNSRFDLELYVWKCTDNFRNLWGKDWQNTDGLRGVIIYNTDLFDSSTITSLRHHFQTLLESIVANPDRHLSELALLTKEEKEKLLQYWQQNQSNYPENSCVHQLFEAQVRERPTAIALKFGTQQFTYQELNQGSNQLARYLQKLGINSEMPVGICLGRSTEAIAAILAILKAGGAYVPLDPNYPKERLHFMIEDAGITLILTHEEWADSLQTDRNQVICLEKEWDAIAQESDDNLFISGTADRLAYIIYTSGSTGTPKGVMVPHKAINRLVCETNYIQIEFSDRIAQVANLAFDAATFEIWGALLNGAQLIGIDRETTLSPIDFVSELQQEEISILFLTTALFNQTVSQIPHAFNSLKYLLFGGEMANVDRVRSVIQNGKPQHLIHVYGPTENTTFSTWYEIQEVPENAITIPIGQAIANTQVYLLYANLNPVPAGVIGEIYLGGDGLAKGYLNRHELTNERFIDSNLLGNSKLYKTGDRALYRYDGNLEFLGRTDRQIKIRGFRVELDEIETIIAQHPTVETAVIVLHEIDSNSDNHQLIAYLISKKSMMPNERDLRSFLKSKLPAYMIPAAFVLLEKFPLTANGKVDQKALPPPNLTVSKEIIPSIAPTTSIEATLVEIWTQILGRKQVSIHDNFFELGGHSLLATQLISRIRDRFQVELPLRSIFETPTIAELAKNIEALRWEIQGDSHSLINSSTELSSQRREELEI, from the coding sequence ATGGTTTTCAACAAAGTAGGTCGGGGTGAAGTTGAAGAAGATGTTTTTATTTTTCCCGCATCTTTTGCTCAACAACGTTTGTGGTTTATTGAACAATTGCTACCAGGGAATTCTGTATACATTATTCCCTTTGTATTTCGGCTCACAGGTTTGTTAGAAAGAACCCAACTTCATCGAAGTATAGAGGCGATCGTTCAACGCCACGAAATCCTCCGCACTACTTTTGATGTTATAGATGGGCAATTAGTTCAAGCGATCGCACCTCAGTTATCAATCCCATTCAAGTTTACTGATTTACGAATCCTCCCATCCACGATCCGCGAAGAAACTGCACTCGCGCAAATTTGGCAAGAAATTGAACAACCTTTTGATTTAAACAAAGGATCGCTATTTCGCGTCCAACTTTGGCAATTAGAAGAGACAGAGCATTTGTTATTAATCGCACTACATCACATTATTTTTGATGAGTGGTCAAGTGGTGTTTTAATTCGAGAATTAGGTGAATTTTATCGATCGTTTGTGGAAAACAAATCGCCTAATTTACCAGAATTACCAATTCAATATGCAGACTTCGCCCACTGGCAGCGGGAATGGTTGCAGGGAGAAGTTTTGAATGCTCAATTACGCTATTGGAAACAGCAATTAAAAGATGTTCCTGTGCTTGATTTACCTGGCGCAGCTTCTTGTTCTTTGATGCCAAGTCATCGCGGCGCAAGTCAATTATTAGAATTACCGCAGCATTTGTTAGATAGTTTGGAAGAATTAAGCCAAAAAGCGGGTGCAACGCTATTCATGACCATGCTAGCGGCATTTCAGACCTTGTTGCATCGCTACACGGGACAAACGGATATTGCGATCGGTTCTCCTATTGCTAATCGTCATCGTAGCGAATTAGAAGGATTAATCGGGTTTTTAGTTAATAGTTTAGTGTTACGAACTAATCTAGCAGGCGATCCAACTTTTTACGAATTATTAGAACGAGTACGGGATGTCACCTTAGCAGCATACACTCATCAAGATTTACCTTTTGAAAAACTAGTAGAAGAACTGCAACCTGTTCGTAGTCTTGGTCAAAATCCTCTATTTCAAGTTGTTTTTGCGTTGCAAAATACGCCGATGGAACAACTTGTGTTACCGGGATTAGTTCTCAGTCCAGTAGATTTAGAAACCAAAAATTCTCGTTTTGATTTAGAGTTGTATGTGTGGAAATGTACAGATAATTTCCGAAATCTCTGGGGTAAGGATTGGCAGAATACAGATGGTTTGCGTGGGGTAATAATTTATAATACTGATTTATTTGATTCATCGACAATTACATCGTTAAGACATCATTTCCAAACATTGTTAGAAAGCATTGTTGCCAATCCCGATCGTCATCTTTCTGAACTAGCGTTATTAACTAAAGAAGAAAAAGAAAAATTATTACAATATTGGCAACAAAATCAATCCAATTATCCAGAAAATTCATGCGTTCATCAATTATTTGAGGCGCAAGTTAGGGAAAGGCCAACAGCGATCGCACTTAAATTTGGGACACAACAATTTACCTATCAAGAATTAAATCAAGGCAGTAATCAACTAGCGAGATATTTGCAAAAGTTAGGCATAAATTCAGAAATGCCTGTAGGAATTTGTTTGGGACGAAGTACAGAAGCGATCGCCGCAATTTTAGCAATATTAAAAGCTGGTGGTGCTTACGTACCTCTCGATCCTAATTACCCTAAAGAACGATTACATTTCATGATTGAAGATGCTGGAATTACTTTAATATTAACTCATGAAGAGTGGGCGGATTCACTGCAAACTGATAGAAATCAAGTTATTTGTTTGGAAAAAGAATGGGATGCGATCGCTCAAGAGTCAGATGATAACTTGTTTATTTCTGGTACAGCAGATCGACTTGCCTACATAATTTATACTTCTGGATCGACTGGAACTCCTAAAGGTGTAATGGTTCCACACAAAGCAATAAATCGGCTAGTATGTGAAACAAACTATATTCAAATCGAATTTAGCGATCGCATCGCTCAAGTAGCTAACCTCGCTTTTGATGCGGCAACCTTTGAAATTTGGGGCGCTTTATTAAATGGCGCTCAATTAATTGGTATCGATCGGGAAACGACGCTTTCACCAATTGATTTTGTTAGTGAATTGCAGCAAGAAGAAATTAGCATTTTGTTTTTAACAACAGCATTATTCAATCAAACAGTTAGTCAAATTCCTCATGCTTTTAATTCACTCAAATACTTGTTATTTGGCGGTGAAATGGCGAATGTCGATCGCGTGCGTTCTGTCATCCAAAATGGCAAACCTCAACATCTAATTCATGTTTATGGGCCAACGGAAAACACCACATTTTCTACTTGGTATGAAATCCAAGAAGTTCCAGAAAACGCTATTACAATTCCAATCGGACAAGCAATTGCTAATACACAAGTTTATTTATTATATGCTAATCTAAATCCAGTTCCGGCAGGTGTCATCGGTGAAATTTATTTAGGTGGAGATGGGTTGGCAAAAGGTTATTTAAATCGCCACGAATTGACAAATGAGAGATTTATTGATTCTAATTTATTGGGCAATTCAAAATTATATAAAACTGGCGATCGCGCTCTTTATCGTTACGACGGAAATCTTGAGTTTTTAGGACGAACAGATCGACAAATTAAGATTAGAGGTTTTCGAGTAGAGTTAGATGAAATTGAAACCATTATCGCTCAACATCCAACAGTAGAAACCGCAGTAATAGTTTTACATGAAATAGATAGTAATTCCGATAATCATCAATTAATTGCCTATCTTATCTCCAAAAAATCGATGATGCCTAATGAGCGGGATTTGCGATCGTTTCTCAAAAGCAAATTACCTGCTTATATGATTCCGGCGGCATTTGTTCTATTAGAAAAGTTTCCCCTCACAGCTAATGGCAAAGTAGATCAAAAAGCACTACCACCGCCTAATTTAACTGTTAGCAAAGAAATCATTCCCTCTATTGCGCCGACAACTTCTATCGAAGCAACCTTAGTAGAAATTTGGACTCAAATTTTAGGAAGAAAACAAGTAAGTATTCACGACAATTTCTTTGAATTGGGAGGGCATTCTTTGTTGGCAACTCAGCTTATTTCGCGGATTCGAGATCGCTTTCAAGTAGAGTTGCCTTTACGCAGTATCTTTGAAACTCCCACGATCGCAGAATTAGCCAAAAATATTGAAGCTTTGAGATGGGAAATACAGGGAGATTCTCACAGTTTAATTAATAGTTCAACAGAATTGAGTTCGCAACGACGTGAGGAGTTAGAAATATAA
- a CDS encoding RNA-guided endonuclease TnpB family protein: MPRQNRTKTPSFILEIPLTVSDKDAGVLSSRFEASRQVYNACLGEAMRRQKLVKQSKKCQEARSLKKGKARTAAFREANLAYGYSEYDLHSYCTTIRNSWIGEHIDSNTAQKLATRAFNTSAKVAFGQAKKVRFKGKNQLDSLEGKTNKTGIRWVNETLVWGNLQLKPYLTTYDPVITHGLKSRVKYVRLVRRRINSKTLYYAQLICEGKPFQKPKNQIGQGIVGLDIGPSTIAIVGDDSARLTLFASELKFVEKKIRQLQRKMERARRANNPNNYNPDFVNKKGKKKKGTVKKGCKQWNNSKTYLQTRTSKANLERELAAHRKSLHGKLVNEILSLGDTVKLEKLSYKSFQKLFGKSVGKRAPGEFVSHLKRKAESAGATVIEFSTQTTKLSQTCHQCGIAKKKNLSDRIHQCDCGIYCQRDLYSAFLAKFVDENELLQANQARDAWLGSEPILYAAWRQATQTNLRLEGRVPSSFGKFPESEPVAAKVQNVDAKDLDVVPNWESQVEASSHFEPPCL; encoded by the coding sequence ATGCCTCGCCAAAATCGAACTAAAACCCCATCATTTATTCTTGAGATACCCCTAACGGTATCTGACAAAGATGCTGGGGTTTTGTCTTCTAGATTTGAAGCGAGTAGGCAAGTTTATAATGCCTGCTTAGGTGAGGCAATGCGCCGACAAAAACTAGTTAAGCAATCCAAGAAATGTCAAGAAGCAAGATCGCTCAAAAAGGGTAAGGCAAGAACAGCAGCTTTTAGAGAAGCCAATCTTGCTTACGGTTACAGCGAGTACGATTTACACTCTTATTGCACAACTATTCGTAATTCTTGGATTGGAGAACATATTGACTCGAACACTGCTCAAAAATTAGCGACTCGTGCTTTCAATACTTCCGCTAAGGTGGCTTTTGGTCAAGCTAAGAAAGTTAGATTCAAGGGTAAAAACCAGCTTGATTCATTGGAAGGTAAGACAAATAAAACTGGTATTAGATGGGTTAACGAGACTTTAGTTTGGGGTAATCTTCAGCTAAAGCCATATCTAACAACCTACGACCCAGTGATAACTCATGGGTTAAAGAGTAGAGTTAAATATGTAAGATTGGTGCGTCGTCGGATTAACAGTAAAACCCTTTATTATGCTCAATTGATTTGCGAAGGTAAGCCTTTTCAAAAACCCAAAAACCAAATTGGTCAGGGAATTGTTGGGTTGGATATTGGGCCATCTACTATTGCTATTGTTGGTGATGACTCAGCAAGGCTAACATTATTTGCCTCAGAATTGAAGTTTGTAGAAAAGAAGATTCGCCAACTACAAAGGAAGATGGAACGTGCTAGAAGGGCTAACAACCCAAACAACTATAATCCAGATTTTGTTAACAAAAAGGGAAAAAAGAAAAAAGGAACTGTCAAAAAGGGATGTAAGCAATGGAATAATTCTAAAACTTATCTTCAAACCAGAACATCCAAGGCTAATTTAGAGCGAGAATTAGCGGCTCATAGAAAGTCGCTGCATGGCAAATTAGTTAATGAAATTCTCAGTCTGGGTGATACCGTTAAATTAGAAAAGCTTTCCTACAAATCATTTCAAAAACTATTTGGGAAGTCTGTAGGTAAACGCGCACCAGGGGAATTTGTATCGCATCTAAAGCGCAAGGCTGAAAGTGCTGGCGCTACTGTGATTGAGTTCTCGACACAGACAACTAAACTGTCGCAAACTTGTCATCAATGTGGAATCGCGAAAAAGAAAAATCTCTCTGACAGAATCCATCAATGTGATTGTGGAATCTACTGTCAAAGAGATTTGTATTCAGCGTTTCTTGCCAAATTTGTTGATGAGAATGAACTGCTTCAAGCGAATCAAGCGCGAGATGCTTGGTTAGGTTCGGAACCGATCCTGTATGCGGCTTGGAGACAGGCGACCCAAACTAACTTGCGATTAGAAGGACGAGTTCCTTCTTCCTTTGGGAAATTTCCAGAGTCAGAGCCAGTCGCAGCAAAAGTTCAGAATGTCGATGCTAAGGACTTGGATGTTGTACCAAATTGGGAGAGCCAAGTAGAGGCATCATCGCATTTTGAACCCCCGTGTCTTTAG